From the genome of Zalophus californianus isolate mZalCal1 chromosome 6, mZalCal1.pri.v2, whole genome shotgun sequence, one region includes:
- the CCDC196 gene encoding LOW QUALITY PROTEIN: putative coiled-coil domain-containing protein 196 (The sequence of the model RefSeq protein was modified relative to this genomic sequence to represent the inferred CDS: substituted 1 base at 1 genomic stop codon) has product MTSDSNPSGSYLPSKTRCSKIDDNYLKELNEDLKLRKQELLEMLKPLEDKNNLLFQKLMSNLEEKQRSLQIMRQIMAGKGNEESSVMELIKEAEEMKQNLERKNKMLRKEMEMLWNKTFDTEELGGXQKALQIKNKADLQDRKVPKTPSSPRKTKNELETSCAEKVKEKRKEKQQRKMEWVRSKEQANILQNDFNGKVIELRIEVLKNYEKANDLKLSLYLQQNLEPKQAYFNLPGSRGTISTTTTGRTTTSKNESNERILESKTYTEQQGTKGSHFDDVGGKLLFLRSLPDEALKD; this is encoded by the exons ATGACAAGTGATTCAAACCCTTCAGGATCTTACTTGCCCTCAAAAACAAG ATGTTCCAAAATAGATGACAACTACTTGAAGGAATTGAATGAGGACTTAAAGCTAAGGAAGCAGGAACTGCTAGAGATGCTAAAACCTCTTGAAGATAAGAACAATCTCTTATTCCAGAAGTTGATGTCTAActtagaggaaaaacaaagaag ttTGCAGATCATGAGGCAGATCATGGCAGGGAAGGGGAATGAAGAATCCTCAGTCATGGAGCTCATTAAGGAAGCAGAAGAGATGAAGCAGAATCTG gaaaggaaaaacaagatgCTTCGGAAGGAAATGGAGATGCTATGGAACAAG ACATTCGACACAGAAGAACTTGGTGGTTAACAAAAAGCCCTGcagataaaaaacaaagcagactTGCAGGACAGGAAG GTTCCCAAAACCCCCTCATCACCTAGGAAGACCAAAAATGAACTGGAGACATCATGTGCagagaaagtgaaggagaaaaggaag GAAAAGCAACAGAGGAAAATGGAGTGGGTCAGGTCCAAGGAACAAGCCAACATCCTTCAG AATGACTTTAATGGTAAAGTGATTGAGCTGAGAATTGAAGTCTTGAAGAACTACGAGAAGGCCAATGACCTGAAATTATCCCTATACTTACAGCAGAATTTGGAACCAAAGCAAGCATATTTTAATCTTCCTGGGTCCCGAG GTACTATAAGTACTACAACTACAGGCAGAACAACTACCAGCAAAAATGAATCTAATG AAAGAATTCTTGAATCAAAGACCTACACAGAACAACAAGGAACTAAAGGAAGTCACTTTGATGATGTAGGAGGGAAGCTCTTGTTTCTGAGGTCACTGCCAGATGAAGCTCTGAAGGATTAG